Below is a window of Pocillopora verrucosa isolate sample1 chromosome 6, ASM3666991v2, whole genome shotgun sequence DNA.
tcacaggggtggtctggccaaaaatcattttttggcttgtggcgacgcaaaaaaatagaattggagaacaactaaactatttttgaaacatgtgtcctaaatcCTTTCCAtgggcaaaaaagaaaagaaaactttttttctgacggGAActcgagaggaccgctcttagcgagagtgtCACTTAAATCATGTTGGTTTTACGCTGCATTTTGACAGCAGCATATAATATCTTTGAATGTTGATGGTACATTTACTACGATGCAAACATTACCTTCAACAACTGATAATCCCAGGGCGTTAAAATGAGGAAGGAGGAGAAGAAGTAGGTAACATCCAAGGCGGAAAACCTGCgaagaaaattcaaaggttaaagagaaaattatgcACTTCCTCGAACAATACCAGATCACGTAGGAACACGAGCTCAGTTTCTGAGAAGGTGTAAAAATAAAAGGTCTGTTTAAACTTCCCTCTCAGCCAGAAAGGAAAATAGACAGAAGGGATTCTTGTAACGTATCTTACAAAACATTTGACCTGCAAATTTCACCccatttgatgtttttgttatgACATCAAGTTTACATTGTTCATCTGTGTATTTCGATTCCGTGTCCTGTTACGCGCATAATTGTTTCAGGAGCAGCTTGGGTCAAACGAAAAATATACAGCTTATCTGAATTCAACTCTTTATAAGTGCGTAAAATGTGCTGAGAAAATTAAAGCTTTTCCACTAAGTTTCTGCCTTTACAATGCGACTTTGTCCGACTCAGCGAAATTTTTCCCAGTCGAGGAGACTCGCACGAACCCCCCACAAACTTCTCGCAATTCGATCACCGACTCGAATCTCGCGGGCCTTGCTGCTTTTGGTACAGCGCTAATGAAAACCTGCTCTTTAGCAGGAGTAGCTTCTTCTCAGAACTGAGTTAGTggggcgaaaaaaaaaaaaaaaaaaacggggcAAGCAGGGGAAAACCATAGGTGAACTGAGGAGGCAGATGATTTTGGCTCGCTGCCAATAGCTCTGGTCTCTATTGAGCGTGAGCTTGCACAATGGCTCTTTAGGACTAATTGATCTCCAGTCAGACGACGAGTATGCTAAATTTTCTATATGCATATCATcacatttattcaaaagtaaTGATAAATATGTATTCAAATAGTTATCTCGTTTTTGCAAGACTGTGAatcatttgtttgttcatttcaagAGCGATAAATTTTAGCTAGCCACAACTTCCTCCTAAAAGAAAAGATTGATTTAACTAAGGCTGTGCATTCGTGATTTAAGGGAGCTAACACTGCGTGCTGTTGGTGcattagagtggtttagcaggaggacgggaacgtcatttcagaacggcgcgCGCGGCAAAAATGCCGAGAaaaaactgggtcgagaacgcTGTCGCGTTGTGTTGAGAAGTGACTTAGCAGTCCTTTCAACGAACCGTCCAcgttatatttgttcttgaatatcctaaccTTGGCTCTTTAGGATCATTATcagctttgaattttcggtttcataGACCACTGgaaggacaacgaaattatccTCTTTGAGAGTGTAACAAGCACAAACCGAGGATAGTTTACTACAAGTgagttgttaatatgaatccacatgggcgattaagctttgaaattattccattcCAGTTAAGTCTCGAGTCTGCAGATTCATCTATtaaattttgaagcccactaaatattttttttcgatgatttttatcgctgtcatttcgtttcgtgcttCTAGATGTCagcactactcgtttttcttcataattttgtaaagtataatttggaattgaaatcgtcgccgttttttcccttgtttactgaatatttttCTCATTCATGACAGTACACCTCTTTTAAGcaccttcttagagttgcaatgcattttgaacggagttATCAGGAGTTATAGCGAAAACATGTAGAGATCAAGCGAcccaacgatggagttgtttacaatgagttCCCATTTAACCATGAACCAATGAAATGcactcaaactagtcaccaacgaaacggttagactgaGGAATCAGactttgttcttgttttattttgtttttctttaatttaatttttttaacgaataacgtcgttcaagactgaatcaaattaatagatttagaaagccgtACCcaaatcaagttgattgttattttctttcgtagatgactttcttgtcttagttttcaccggcgctgatcaaaaactaaagacataaaaaagtgcaaacccgagctattctcaaatttttttatctctgacttcaattcgcagAACACCACTTAATCACGGTTAAaacgacaacgacaacaaataacactgaataatatagCAGGTAACCTtcgtgttgtttcattttgataaacttcaacatgaagaaagtttaatttattgatgaattaattcacgataaaattaacagcacccgttcttagagttttcatacaTGGTTTaggaaatgtatcaaagaaaagcccttacGTTGCTTAAAGCTACGCTCAATTACAAAAGGTAactgagccctaaaatcttAGATCGCTTGCTGACGATCgtgtttcctttcgggaatccagaataaaattcaaataactACATGAAAAGAAAGACTGGAAAGAACGCCAAGGAATGCAACTGGACCCCTTAGCctctaagagtgataagcatctaatttctccccacagtatTACTCTCCCATTAGGAtcattagaataaaggaaattctCGAGAACGAAAGAAGATATTCATTGTTAGAGAAATTCTCCTCGTAAGAACCATACGAaagtacagagaacagtatggagaaattctccttgtaagaaccATACGAaagtacagagaacagtatggagaaattcaATACCGGTGTCAGGCTGTAACACGTTATTCCGTGAGGAATTAGGAACAAATCATGAGTAACACTGAACCAGCGATATGATAAAGCATTTTATTCATAAACAAGATTCACATGGCTATGCATACACTATGCTCCACTCTACGTAATCAGAGCTTTATaaattaaacaggaaaaaataatcatctatcttgttttataaaagctgcaatattttgaaattcatGTCGTTGTTTTTCCAAACAACCATGATGCGTTTTCAACAGGATCCGGTTCCAAAACACCTGCACTGGTAAGCTTTGTCGCTCATCCAACAAGTGCTGGGACAGAGCTGACAACTTCCACCAGAGTAACCCAGCTCTCTGCATCTGCGGATTAAAATGAAACCCTTCGTGACAATCTTAAATCTTGTAATACAACCTAATTTTAGGACTACGTCAATTGGAAATGCACACCGCCCGAATAGCTCAGTTACACCAGCTAGCTGTGCTCTGTATGACTAGACTTGGTTTATTACACCTTTTTGTATCCTCGCGTAGTTGAACCTGGCTTCAAGTTGTCTAtatatttagttttatttgttcaGCTTTGACCATTTCCTCGGATCatgattttacttttcaatacTTGTggctaattttctttttctgaataGCTTGTTGTTTATATTTCCGGCCAGGTCTAGTCAAGCCTGCTCACAATGACATCAAGTTACAAACGAAGAATTCGTGAATCAATATTTACCTATCATTGCAGGACTTCCACAATCTTCCAGTGCCCCAGCTACTCCATCCCGAGCACCTGCTCCATGTTTTATAGCAGTTACCTAAAATTAAATCGCGAAACATTCACAATCATGACTCTATGTGTTCACCTAAGACAGCTTTCAAAACATTGATTGCAAGCTTAGCTTCGGTCCAAGTCACACAATGCATAACTATATTCTAAATTATAAACACCAACATGAAATCTTTTGTcataaaaatgaatttacacCTTGAGTTTCTGAATTATTAAATCaaatcactgagaaaaaaaaaagaaaaaaaaaatagctttactCGTTGAAAATTGACTTACCTTGAGCTTCCTCAATATTCAGGATAGTGAAAACAGCAAGTACTAATACTAAAAGATAACGAAAGGcctgaaaaataagaaaaattaaccaAACGGATCAGAATAAAGGCATCTAAAATTTAACGGTGCATCAACACTCATCAAGTTACCATGATTTCTAGGTTAATTTTCTCAAAACTTTCTGCACCAGGCAAGTGATCGAAGTTTCCTTTCTTAGTAGTTCGATTCAACTGTAGTTTTGAAAACTCCTGGAGGCTTTAAATAATCAAGAAGTTCTTCCTCGATAGTTCAAGCACGTACTGCATTCCCAATGACGTTAGGCAATCTAAAATTAACTGTTACTTTGCCTTTAGCCTTAAAGGAAAGCGAACTGTAGCGCGGAGAATTTTAGTATGCTGTTTTGTGCAcgattttctttgatttcaggTGTCCAATTTCGGCTATCCACAACATCgatttgaaaagtaattaaaatggAAATGTTTAACGTACTGCATTTTGTGTTCTGTGTTTCTGAGTAAGTGTACGTTCGTTTGTACTATCCCCTCAACCGGAAAGAAAAGTGTAAACGGAAAGTATTACTTTGACACCGATAAACATTCAGCGAAATCGTCAATACATCATAAAACTTGCACGTGGAATTATTGCTAATATTCCGCTGTTGCAAGATTCCGTTCAGTTCACTTTCCTTTACATATGAAAGTCGGAGTAGACTTACAACATATTTCAACATGACAAGAACTTTGCGCACGTTCTTACGTGACCTTCAATGATTGAGGAAGTATACTGTTTCAGTATTAAGAGGATTATCTTTCAAGTGCAGTTAAGAACAGATGAAGCAAGAGTCAATTTTTCGAGAAATCAATCGATTACTCGTGAAAATATAAAGTTAACCTTACAGTTTTCCGCTGAGTTTCCGCTTTTACATTGCGAATTGTTCCTTCTCTGCGAGATTTTGCAACTTGGTATAGATGAGAAAGAATGGCATACCTCAACATGTCAGGAACTTTGTGCACGTTCCTACGTGACCTTCAGTGACTGAGGAAATATTCTGCTTCAGTTTTGAGAGGATGATCAGTCAAGTGCAGGCGTTAGGATTAAGGAAGCAAGAGTAAACTTTTCGAGAAGTCAATCGATTACTAGTGAAAATATACAGTTCATCTTAAAGTTTTCCGCTGAGTTTCTGCTTTTACATTTCAACTTGGTCCGACTCAACGAGACTTTTTCGAGGAATCTGGCACGGACCCCTCTCAGACTTCTGGCAATTCGATCACCGACTCGAATCTTGTGGGCCTCGCTGCTTTTGCTGTATTGCTAATTAAAGCCTGCTCTCTAGCAGCAGTAGCTCCTCTAAGATCTCAATTAGTGGGGCGAGAAAAAAGGCGAGGTGAGAAGGGGAAAAACATAGGTAAACTGAGAGGGAAGATGATTTTCGTTCGCTGCCAATAGCTCTGATCTCCATTGAGCGTGAGCTTGCCCTCTGTCTATTTTAGGACTAATTGACCGCCAGTCGGACGACaagtttgttaaaattattATCACATTTATTCTACAGtaatgataaatatatatagCAAGAGCTACCTCGTTTTTACAACGCCCTTACCAAACATCACTTAACATTGGTTGAGCTCGCGATATTTTGATAGCATTTGCTTCTTTGTCCCACGGCATATAAAGTggaatttttaaattcaacCCAGAATTCATTTTCCAGCATACTAGATTACGGTTTGCTTGAAACGGAGAATAGCTGGTATTACCATTTTTTCGGAGACATCAGACAGTATATTTGAATTATTCTCTCTTCGTAAGTAACTCGTTCTGCATTGACGATGTCATCACACTCTATGGAGTCTATAAATACTAAAACAGCATTTCCTAAAACAGCATTTCCTCGAACAATACTAGATCACTTAGGAACACGAACTCAGTTTTTGAGCAGGTGTAAGAATAAAAGGTCTGTTTAAACTTCCCTCTCagccaaaaaggaaaatagacaGAAGGGATTCTTGTAACGTATCTTACAAAACATTTGACCTGCAAATTTCACCccatttgatgtttttgttatgACATCAAGTTTACATTGTTCATCTGTCTATTTCGATTCCATGTCCTGTTACGCGCATAATTGTTTTAGGAGCAGCTTGGGTCAAACGAAAAATACACAGCTGATCTGACTTCAAATCTTTATAAGTGCGTAAAATGTGCTGAGAAAATCCAATTGTGGAATGAAGACAAAAGTGGGACATAACATTGAATATAGATTCCCAGAACGTGAGACCCAGATTTCCTCATATTTCCAAAAATCATTGGAAGTAACGTTTTTAAACAACGGTCGAATGCAAACCACTAGTGGGAGATTAACAACACAGGTAGTCCAAAAGGGTTAGTTATCGAACTTACAGATCTTCTCATTAAATAACGAGAGTCTGACACATGGAACGAAGATAAAGGAACGAGGAGGGAATTAAAGTTTTGTAACATGGATTAGCTACAGCGCAGCAGTCATACCTCGGCTGTCACTTGATTTCAGTTCCTGAACAATTTTCCTAGCACCTCTATGTGAGTGTTGATATAATTCTTTCGAGCCATATATTAAGTTGAAGAGACGATTAGTCAGCCGAAGGGATATCAAGCATTATTTAACGCAGTGTTATGTCTAATTTTTGAAATGCACGATCCTATTGCGGTGAAATACGCACCTGATTGTGATTTACAGCTCAACCGTTCACTGATCGTCTGTCACGCAGTCAGTGAACTGATCCAAACTAAAATATCTCGGAGCTGACGGGTGAGTGGCTAACATTGATCGACTCTCCTAAACTGAATGCAAATGAATCGCTGATTAACTTCCCTCCAACTTTTCTAAATTCGGTCTCAAGTTGTGTTACTTTCCTAACTCGGAAGCAATCTTGACGCGAGGTTAAGGCAGAGGACAAAACGATCTCTTATTTGACCATGATTTCAGACAGATATCAACTTATGAAGCACAGTTCATGGTACGgtcatgaaaaatttcattcaagCTTTCCAATTATCACCAAAGTCGGTGTACTataattatttaattacttGTTTCTTGAGCATGCATGTAACAGTGCGTTTTCTTCTCGACTTGCAAATGAGTTGTCAATCACGGTTAGCAAGTTTCTGATGCGGAATTGAATGAATATAGTTC
It encodes the following:
- the LOC131792650 gene encoding neuromacin-like protein codes for the protein MAFRYLLVLVLAVFTILNIEEAQGNCYKTWSRCSGWSSWGTGRLWKSCNDRCRELGYSGGSCQLCPSTCWMSDKAYQCRCFGTGSC